The Kribbella amoyensis genomic sequence CCCGAACGCGTGGCCCACGATCAAGGCGACCTGACCCGGTCGGCGCGTGAGAACCTGGCAGGAGAGCGAGCCGAGGGAGCCCTGATGTCGTCACCCCAGTTCCCCACCTACGGTCGTGGCGACGACCCGGACGAGTCGCCGCACGAGGAGCACTACGCCGCGCCCGCGCCGTACGGCCAGGGCACGTACAGTCACGGCGCCGAGCACCCCGGCTACGCAGAACCCCAGCAGCAACAACCGCAGCAACCACAGCCACCGCAGTACGCACCGCCGCCCCAGTACGCGCAGCCGCAGCAGCCGCCGAGTCCGTACGCGCAACCGCCCGCCTATCGGCCCGGCGCCCCGTACGGCGCGCCCGCGCAACCGCAGCCGCACGAGCTCCCGACGTACGGGCGTCCGCAGACGGCGGCTTCCCGTGATCCCCGAGCGGCCCGGGTTGTCCTGATCGCGGCGATCATCGCCGGGGTGTACGGACTGCTCGCGCTCAGCGTCCAGCGGGTCGCGCTCCGCGAGATCGCCCAGGCTCCCGGATCGCCGTTGAACCATCCGCTCCGCACCGACGTGATCGACACGGCCGGACAGCTCCTGCTCCTCGTCGTCGGGGGCGCCGCGCTCGGGCTGTGGCTGCGCGACCTGCTCGCCCGGCGGAAGGCCGCCCGGGCGATCGATCCGGTCGAGCTGGTCGGGCTCGGGCTGATCGGCGTCGCGCTGATCCCGCTGGTGATCTGGGCCGTGATGGTGCTGAGCACCGGCCTGGGCGCGGTCGACGACGCGGTCGACCGGCTGCCGACCGCGTACGGTTGGGGTGGCGTCGGGCTGCTCCTGCTCGCCGGCGGGTTCGCCCTCGGGTACCGCGAGCTCCGTCCCGAGGTCGCCAACCCGGTGGTACAGGCGGCCCCCGACCGGCCGCCCTGGGAATGACCGCGCCGGTCGTCCTGGTCCCGGGCCTCGGTCTCGGGCCGGAGTCGTACGCGCCGACGCTGCGCCACCTCGAGGTCGGGTACCAGGTGATCACGCTGCCCGGGTACGGCGAGAAGGCCGGGTCCGCCGACGACCTGCACACCGAGACCCTCGCGGCCAGACTCGCCGATCAGCTGGACCGGCCGGCGGTCCTGGTCGGTCACTCGGCCGCCTGCCAGATCGTCGTCGAGGCCACCTTGCGCCGGCCGGGCGCGGTCAAGGCCCTCGTCCTGATCTCGCCGAGCGGCGACCTCACCGCTTCGAGCTGGCGCACCCTGGCCGGTCGCTGGGCCCGGTCGGCGCTGTGGGACCCGCCTCGGCTGATCCCGACCCTGGCCAAGCAGTACCACCGGACCGGCTTCGGTTCGATGGCGCGCGCGATGGAGGTCGCCCGGCAGTACGACCTGGCCGCGGCCGCCGCGAAGCTCACCGTGCCGACCGTCGTCGTCCGCTCGGCCCACGACCGGTTGGCGCCGGCCCTGTGGACCCAGCAGGTCGCCGACCGTACCGGCGGGGAGGCCTGGACGCTGCCGACCGGCTCCCACCTGCCGGTCCTCACCAACGGTCGAGAGCTCGCCGCGTTCATCCAGCGAGCAGCCGGTGTATACAAAACGCCGTAGGGGCTATCGTTGACGCGGTAACAACACATTTCCGCGGGAGCTCACACCGATCTGTGGGCTGAGAGGGCGACGAGCTGGGTCGCCGACCGCCTGAACCTGACCGGGTAATGCCGGCGTAGGGAGCAGGTCACGATGACCACGACTGCTGTTCGCGCATCCGCCGAGACCGAGGCGCCGCTCACTCTCACCACCGACGCGCCCCGCACCCTCGGCTTCTTCGACCAGTTCACCCTCTGGGGGAACCTGGGCATCTCGTTGTTCGGCCCGGTCACCGGCGCCCTGGTCGCGGCGTACACGGGCTCGCTGGTGAAGGGTCTGCTCGCGGTCGTGGTCGGCTGCGGGATCGGCGCCCTGGTCCTCGGCGGCGCGGCCGTCTTCGGGTCGCACACCGGGGCGCCGGCGATGGCCTGTCTGCGCGGGTTGTTCGGCCGCCGCGGTTCGATGGCGCCGACCGTGCTGAACATCGCGCAGAACATCGGCTGGGCGACGATGGAGATCATCGTCATCTCGCAGGCCGCGGTGGCCGTGACCGGCGAACGCTGGCGCTGGCTGTTCGTCGTCCTGGCCGGCCTGATCGCCACGGCGATGGCGGTCCGGCCGCTCGGCAGTGTGAAGCTGTTGCGCAAGTTCATGGTCTGGCTGGTGCTGCTCGCGTCGGTCTACCTGTTCGTCCAGGTGCTCAGCAAGCCGGTGCACGCGCTCCCGCAGGACAGCGTGTTCGGCTTCTGGCCGGCCGTCGACCTGGCCGCGGCCGGTGTCGTCTCGTTCGCCCCGCTGGCCGCCGACTACACCCGGCACTCGCGCACGAACAAGGCCGCGTTCGCCGGGTCCTCGCTCGGGTACGGCCTGGCCGCGATCGTGTACTACGGCCTCGGCGTCATCGCCGTCGCGACGCTGCAGACCAACAGCACCGACGTCATCACGGCCCTGGTGACGCTCCCGGCCGGCGCGATCGCGTTGTTCGTGCTGCTCGTCGACGAGGTGGACGAGGCGTACGCGAACGTCTACTCGACGACGATGGCCGCGCACAACCTGGTCGGCCACCTGGACCGGCGGTGGCTCTCGGTCGCGATCGGCGTCATCGCCACGACGCTCGCGCTGTTCGTTGACCTGGGCAACTACACGCAGTTCCTGTACCTGATCGGCTCGGTCTTCATCCCGTTGTTCGCGGTGGCGATCGCGGACTTCTTCGTCGTCAACCGGATGCGCTGGAACGTCACCGACACGGCCCGCTTCCGCTGGCAGCCGGCCGCCGCCTGGCTGGTCGGCTTCGTCGCGTACCAACTGGTCAACCCCGGCACGGTCTCCGGCTGGTCCACCTTCTGGCTGGACCTGCAGCAGCGCCTCTTCAACGGCCACCCGGTCCCGGGCTGGCTGGGTGCGACGTACACCTCGATCGTCGTCTCGATGGTCGCGGCCGTCCTCTTCGGCCGGATCGGCCGTCGCGCCTGAGCGAACACCCGGTCCGTCGGACAGCGTGACCGAGCCGTTGCCGCCCGCACCTGACAAGACCCGTCGGCTCCGAAATACTGGCGCAATGCTGAACTCCGCACTGCGCAGCCGGGCCGAGTACGAGGAACTCGGGGTGGACGGGCTGGCCGGTCGCACCACGCCCGAGCGGGACGCCGCCACCGTCAAGGCCGTCGAGGAAGTGCTCGACGGCCGCGAGTCCGTGCTCGACCTGTGCTGCGGCTACGGCCGGATCGCGCTGCCGCTGCGCCGGCTCGGCAAGACCGTCCGCGCGCTCGACATCTCGCCGAACCTGGTCGAGGCCGGCAAGCAGAAGGCGGACGAGGAGGAGTTGGCGATCGACTGGGCGATCGGGTCGATGACCGACCTGCCGTACCGGTCGGACTCGTTCGACGCGGTGGTCTGCCTGTGGACCGCGTTCCACGAGCTGTTCGCCGAGGACGAGCAGCTGTCGACGATCTGGGAGATCTCCCGGGTCCTGAAGCCCGGCGGCCTGGCGGTCATCGAGGGCCCGATCTGGGGCCCGGCGACCGCGTCCGAGATCGCCAACGGCTTCCGGCAGGGACCCGAGCACCGGATCGTCACCACCGAGCACTTCGGTACCAGCAGCATCCACTTCATCCACGACGAGACCAGCTACGGCCGGCTCTGCGCGGCCGCCGGAATCAAGGACTACAAGGTGACCAAGCGGGAGTGGGACGGCCGCCGCCGGTTGATCCTGGAGATTCACCAGCCGGCCGAATGAATTCCTGACCCGTCAGATTTCCCGGTCCGGGACCGATGTCCCAGGATCCCTTGTGCACAAGGACGAACAAAGAGCAGATCCCCACTCCACATTGGGGATCTGCTCCTTTGTCCGGCCAGTCTAAATGCTTTTCCGGAATCGCGGAAAACTCAGCTTTTCGATTCCAGATTCAACAGGAAGCGTTTCGCTTCCAGGCCTCCCGCGTAGCCGGTCAGCGCACCGTTCGCGCCCACCACCCGATGGCACGGCAGGACGACGCAGACCGGGTTCGCGCCCAGTGCTGTACCGACCGCGCGGGCTGCCTTCGGCCGCTCGATCTCCCCCGCCAGCCGCCCGTACGTCGTGGTGCCGCCGTAGCTGGTGTGGCTCCGCAGGTCGGTCAGCACGAGCTGCTGGAACGGTGTCGCCAGGACCAGGTCGACCGTGACGTCGAACGTGTGCCGCCGCCCGGCCAGGTACTCGTCCAGCTGGCGACGGAGGTCGTCGAGCTGACCCGGTTGGCGCAGGACGCGCGGTGAGACCGCCCGCGCCAGCCGGTTCGTCATGGTCTCCTCGTCGGCGAAGGAGCTGGCCACGACCTTGCCGGCCGCGGTCGCCAGCAGCATCGTGCCGATCGGGGTGTCGTGCAGGGCGTAGGAGACGTCGGCCGCGGGCAGCACCGGCGGCTTCAGGTCGGGTCCGCCGAGCCGTCCGCCGGCCGGGGCGGGATCGCCGCCGGTCAGGCCGAGCCGGGCCAGCCGGTGCTCGAGATCAGTCATCGTCTACTCCGAGTCGGGTACGCAGGGCGGTCAGCGCGTCGCTGACCAGTCGGCGGGAGGCGGCCGGAGTGGTTTCCAGAGCCGCGGCCACCCCGTGGTGGTCCAGGTCGCCGACGTACTTCAAGGTGACGGCCACCCGCTGCCGTTCGGGCAACGCGTTCACCGCCTTCCACAGATCCGGGTCGGGCCAGTCGGCCGCGTCCGGACCGTCGACCTGTACCGGTGGCGCTTCGTCCAGGGGACTCTGGGGGCGGCGTGACCGGTGCAGGTCGGTGGCGCAGCGTGCGGTGATGGTCAGCAGCCAGCTGCGCAGGTTCCGCGCCGACGTCAGCTTGGGGTACGCGGCGAACGCCTTCTCCCAGGCGCGCTGGGCCACGTCGTCGCCGTCGACCGGCCCCGCCAGGGCGCGGGCCAACCGGGCCACGTCGCGCCAGTGCGTGTCCACGAGCACCTGGAACGGTGGCAGTCCGACCACCTTCTCGACCATCACGCCAGTAGAACGCACCGGCCGTGCAAGGTGTGAGGGCAACCCGCTGCCGTGTCGTCCCACGGTGTGGTCAGTTCCGGACAACCGTCCCGTATCCCGAGATTGTCTACTGATCGAGTCGACTTTGATGAGAGAGTCGTTGACATGACGACGACCGGGCCGCGCGGGACAGAGGGTGGAGTGGCGACGCGCCACGCGCACGACCAC encodes the following:
- a CDS encoding alpha/beta fold hydrolase, with the protein product MTAPVVLVPGLGLGPESYAPTLRHLEVGYQVITLPGYGEKAGSADDLHTETLAARLADQLDRPAVLVGHSAACQIVVEATLRRPGAVKALVLISPSGDLTASSWRTLAGRWARSALWDPPRLIPTLAKQYHRTGFGSMARAMEVARQYDLAAAAAKLTVPTVVVRSAHDRLAPALWTQQVADRTGGEAWTLPTGSHLPVLTNGRELAAFIQRAAGVYKTP
- a CDS encoding purine-cytosine permease family protein; translation: MTTTAVRASAETEAPLTLTTDAPRTLGFFDQFTLWGNLGISLFGPVTGALVAAYTGSLVKGLLAVVVGCGIGALVLGGAAVFGSHTGAPAMACLRGLFGRRGSMAPTVLNIAQNIGWATMEIIVISQAAVAVTGERWRWLFVVLAGLIATAMAVRPLGSVKLLRKFMVWLVLLASVYLFVQVLSKPVHALPQDSVFGFWPAVDLAAAGVVSFAPLAADYTRHSRTNKAAFAGSSLGYGLAAIVYYGLGVIAVATLQTNSTDVITALVTLPAGAIALFVLLVDEVDEAYANVYSTTMAAHNLVGHLDRRWLSVAIGVIATTLALFVDLGNYTQFLYLIGSVFIPLFAVAIADFFVVNRMRWNVTDTARFRWQPAAAWLVGFVAYQLVNPGTVSGWSTFWLDLQQRLFNGHPVPGWLGATYTSIVVSMVAAVLFGRIGRRA
- a CDS encoding class I SAM-dependent methyltransferase, producing MLNSALRSRAEYEELGVDGLAGRTTPERDAATVKAVEEVLDGRESVLDLCCGYGRIALPLRRLGKTVRALDISPNLVEAGKQKADEEELAIDWAIGSMTDLPYRSDSFDAVVCLWTAFHELFAEDEQLSTIWEISRVLKPGGLAVIEGPIWGPATASEIANGFRQGPEHRIVTTEHFGTSSIHFIHDETSYGRLCAAAGIKDYKVTKREWDGRRRLILEIHQPAE
- a CDS encoding methylated-DNA--[protein]-cysteine S-methyltransferase — translated: MTDLEHRLARLGLTGGDPAPAGGRLGGPDLKPPVLPAADVSYALHDTPIGTMLLATAAGKVVASSFADEETMTNRLARAVSPRVLRQPGQLDDLRRQLDEYLAGRRHTFDVTVDLVLATPFQQLVLTDLRSHTSYGGTTTYGRLAGEIERPKAARAVGTALGANPVCVVLPCHRVVGANGALTGYAGGLEAKRFLLNLESKS
- a CDS encoding RNA polymerase sigma factor, whose protein sequence is MVEKVVGLPPFQVLVDTHWRDVARLARALAGPVDGDDVAQRAWEKAFAAYPKLTSARNLRSWLLTITARCATDLHRSRRPQSPLDEAPPVQVDGPDAADWPDPDLWKAVNALPERQRVAVTLKYVGDLDHHGVAAALETTPAASRRLVSDALTALRTRLGVDDD